Proteins encoded in a region of the Peromyscus maniculatus bairdii isolate BWxNUB_F1_BW_parent chromosome 15, HU_Pman_BW_mat_3.1, whole genome shotgun sequence genome:
- the Med10 gene encoding mediator of RNA polymerase II transcription subunit 10, producing the protein MAEKFDHLEEHLEKFVENIRQLGIIVSDFQPSSQAGLSQKLNFIVTGLQDIDKCRQQLHDITVPLEVFEYIDQGRNPQLYTKECLERALAKNEQVKGKIDTMKKFKSLLIQELSKVFPEDMAKYRSIRGEDHPPS; encoded by the exons ATGGCGGAGAAGTTTGACCACCTGGAGGAGCACCTGGAGAAGTTCGTGGAGAACATTCGGCAGCTCGGCATCATCGTCAGCGACTTCCAGCCCAGCAGCCAGGCCGGGCTCAGCCAGAAACT GAACTTCATTGTTACGGGCTTACAGGACATAGATAAGTGCAGGCAGCAGCTGCATGACATCACGGTGCCTCTAGAAGTCTTTGA ATACATCGATCAAGGTCGGAATCCCCAGCTCTACACCAAAGAGTGCCTGGAGAGGGCTCTGGCTAAAAATGAGCAAGTTAAGGGGAAGATTGACACCATGAAG AAATTTAAAAGCCTGCTGATTCAGGAACTTTCTAAAGTGTTTCCAGAAGACATGGCCAAGTACCGGAGCATTCGGGGGGAAGATCACCCACCTTCCTAA